One Streptomyces lincolnensis genomic region harbors:
- the dop gene encoding depupylase/deamidase Dop, which yields MTVRRVMGIETEYGISVPGHPNANAMLTSSQIVNAYAAAMHRARRARWDFEEENPLRDARGFDLAREAADSSQLTDEDIGLANVILTNGARLYVDHAHPEYSAPEVTNPMDAVLWDKAGERIMAEAAERAAQLPGAQPIHLYKNNTDNKGASYGTHENYLMKRETPFSDIVRHLTPFFVSRQVVTGAGRVGIGQDGHEHGFQLSQRADYFEVEVGLETTLKRPIINTRDEPHADAEKYRRLHVIIGDANLSEISTYLKLGTTALVLSMIEDGFIAVDLAVDQPVRTLHQVSHDPSLERLITLRSGRTLTAVQLQMEYYELSRKYVEERYGADADEQTKDVLARWEDTLNRLENDPMSLAGELDWVAKRELMEGYRRRDGLDWDAAKLHLLDLQYADVRAEKGLYNRLAARGRIKRLLAEPDVERARTKPPEDTRAYFRGRCLEQYADDVAAASWDSVIFDLPGRDSLQRVPTLEPLRGTRNHVKELLDRCRTAEDLVRVLSGG from the coding sequence ATGACCGTACGGCGAGTAATGGGTATCGAGACGGAGTACGGGATCTCCGTCCCCGGCCACCCCAACGCCAATGCCATGCTCACCTCGTCCCAGATCGTCAACGCCTACGCGGCGGCGATGCACCGGGCCCGGCGGGCCCGCTGGGACTTCGAGGAGGAGAACCCGCTGCGGGACGCGCGGGGCTTCGACCTCGCCCGCGAGGCCGCCGACTCCAGTCAGCTCACCGACGAGGACATCGGTCTCGCCAATGTCATCCTCACCAACGGCGCGCGGCTGTACGTGGACCACGCGCACCCGGAGTACAGCGCTCCCGAGGTGACCAACCCGATGGACGCCGTCCTGTGGGACAAGGCCGGCGAGCGCATCATGGCGGAGGCCGCCGAGCGCGCGGCGCAGCTCCCGGGCGCCCAGCCGATCCACCTCTACAAGAACAACACCGACAACAAGGGCGCCTCCTACGGCACGCACGAGAACTACCTGATGAAGCGGGAGACCCCCTTCTCGGACATCGTGCGCCACCTCACGCCCTTCTTCGTCTCCCGCCAGGTCGTCACCGGCGCCGGCCGCGTCGGCATCGGCCAGGACGGCCACGAGCACGGCTTCCAGCTCAGTCAGCGCGCGGACTACTTCGAGGTCGAGGTCGGCCTGGAGACCACGCTCAAGCGCCCGATCATCAACACCCGCGACGAGCCGCACGCCGACGCCGAGAAGTACCGCCGCCTGCACGTGATCATTGGCGACGCGAACCTCTCGGAGATCTCCACCTACCTCAAGCTGGGCACGACGGCGCTCGTCCTGTCCATGATCGAGGACGGTTTCATCGCCGTGGACCTGGCGGTGGACCAGCCCGTACGCACCCTTCACCAGGTCTCCCACGATCCGTCGCTGGAGCGGCTGATCACGCTCCGCAGCGGCCGCACACTCACCGCGGTCCAGCTTCAGATGGAGTACTACGAGCTGTCCCGCAAGTACGTGGAGGAGCGGTACGGCGCGGACGCCGACGAGCAGACCAAGGACGTCCTGGCCCGCTGGGAGGACACCCTCAACCGCCTGGAGAACGACCCGATGAGTCTGGCCGGCGAGCTGGACTGGGTCGCCAAGCGGGAGCTCATGGAGGGCTACCGGCGCCGGGACGGCCTGGACTGGGACGCGGCCAAGCTCCACCTCCTCGACCTCCAGTACGCCGACGTGCGCGCCGAGAAGGGCCTCTACAACCGTCTGGCGGCCCGCGGACGCATCAAGCGGCTCCTGGCCGAGCCCGACGTCGAGCGGGCCCGTACGAAGCCCCCGGAGGACACCCGCGCGTACTTCCGCGGCCGCTGCCTGGAGCAGTACGCCGACGACGTGGCGGCGGCCTCCTGGGACTCGGTCATCTTCGACCTGCCGGGGCGCGACTCCCTCCAGCGCGTCCCAACCCTGGAACCGCTACGCGGAACGCGAAATCACGTCAAGGAGCTCCTGGACCGCTGTCGCACGGCGGAAGACCTGGTCAGGGTGCTGTCGGGCGGCTGA
- a CDS encoding ubiquitin-like protein Pup, protein MATKDTGGGQQKATRNTEEVEEQTAEAQGSEDLKERQEKLSDDVDSVLDEIDDVLEENAEDFVRSFVQKGGQ, encoded by the coding sequence ATGGCGACCAAGGACACCGGCGGCGGACAGCAGAAGGCAACGCGCAACACCGAGGAGGTCGAGGAGCAGACTGCGGAGGCGCAGGGTTCCGAAGACCTCAAGGAGCGCCAGGAGAAGCTGAGCGACGATGTCGACTCGGTTCTGGACGAAATCGATGATGTGCTCGAGGAGAACGCAGAGGACTTCGTTCGCTCATTTGTGCAAAAAGGCGGACAGTAG
- a CDS encoding response regulator — MAIRVLLVDDQPLLRTGFRMILEAEQDIAVVGEAGDGLQALDQVRALQPDVVLMDIRMPRMDGVEATRQITGPGRDGPAKVLVLTTFDLDEYVVEALRAGASGFLLKDAPANELVQAIRVVAAGEAMLAPSITRRLLDKYATHLPSGDEPVPDTLHTLTDREVEVLKLVARGLSNAEIAADLFVSETTVKTHVGHVLTKLGLRDRVQAAVYAYESGLVRPGAQ; from the coding sequence GTGGCCATCCGCGTCCTACTGGTCGACGACCAGCCGCTGCTGCGCACCGGCTTCCGGATGATTCTGGAGGCCGAGCAGGACATCGCGGTCGTGGGCGAGGCCGGAGACGGCCTTCAGGCTCTCGACCAGGTGCGGGCTCTTCAGCCCGATGTGGTTCTGATGGACATCCGTATGCCGCGGATGGACGGTGTGGAGGCGACCCGGCAGATCACCGGTCCCGGGCGGGACGGCCCGGCCAAGGTGCTGGTGCTGACCACCTTCGACCTCGACGAGTACGTGGTGGAGGCGCTGCGGGCGGGCGCCAGCGGCTTCCTGCTCAAGGACGCCCCGGCCAACGAGCTGGTGCAGGCGATCCGGGTGGTGGCGGCGGGCGAGGCGATGCTCGCGCCGAGCATCACGCGCCGGCTGCTGGACAAGTACGCCACGCATCTGCCGTCCGGCGACGAACCGGTCCCGGACACCCTGCACACGCTCACCGACCGTGAGGTCGAGGTGCTGAAGCTGGTGGCGCGCGGGCTGTCCAACGCCGAGATCGCCGCCGACCTCTTCGTCAGCGAGACCACGGTCAAGACGCACGTGGGCCATGTGCTGACCAAGCTGGGGCTGCGCGACCGGGTGCAGGCCGCGGTGTACGCGTACGAGAGCGGCCTGGTGCGTCCCGGCGCCCAGTGA
- a CDS encoding RecB family exonuclease codes for METSTEGVADTADEGTTQADEPAPDPTAPPTRVDTADIPGPAATTEAETETEAEVQRPVAIPPASLSPSRAGDFMQCPLLYRFRVIDRLPEKPSEAATRGTLVHAVLERMFDAPAAERTAPRAKSLVPGQWDRLRESRPEVVELFADDPEGERLARWLGEAEQLVERWFTLEDPTRLEPVERELFVEAVLDSGLKLRGIIDRVDVAPTGEVRIVDYKTGKAPRPEYAEGALFQMKFYALVVWRLKNVVPRRLQLVYLGSGDVVTYDPVLADLERVERKLHALWEAIREATETGEWRPRPTKLCGWCDHQAHCPEFGGTPPPYPLPVRGAVPDAAGGPGVVPRAEQAVPVRAAESGGAPQGRMGPD; via the coding sequence ATGGAGACGAGCACCGAGGGCGTCGCGGACACCGCCGACGAGGGCACCACGCAGGCGGACGAGCCGGCGCCGGACCCGACGGCCCCGCCCACACGCGTGGACACGGCGGACATCCCGGGACCAGCAGCCACCACCGAGGCCGAGACCGAGACCGAAGCCGAGGTGCAGCGCCCCGTCGCCATACCGCCCGCCTCCCTGTCCCCCTCCCGTGCGGGCGACTTCATGCAGTGCCCGTTGCTGTACCGGTTCCGGGTGATCGACCGGCTGCCGGAGAAGCCGAGCGAGGCGGCGACGCGGGGCACGCTGGTGCACGCGGTGCTGGAGCGGATGTTCGACGCCCCGGCCGCCGAGCGGACCGCGCCCCGCGCCAAGTCGCTCGTCCCCGGCCAGTGGGACCGGCTCCGGGAGTCGCGGCCCGAGGTCGTCGAACTGTTCGCGGACGATCCGGAGGGCGAGCGGCTGGCGCGCTGGCTGGGTGAGGCGGAGCAGCTCGTGGAGCGCTGGTTCACGCTGGAGGACCCGACCCGGCTGGAGCCGGTCGAGCGCGAGCTGTTCGTCGAGGCGGTGCTGGACTCGGGGCTGAAGCTGCGCGGGATCATCGACCGCGTCGACGTGGCGCCGACCGGCGAGGTGCGGATCGTCGACTACAAGACGGGCAAGGCGCCCCGCCCCGAGTACGCCGAGGGCGCCCTGTTCCAGATGAAGTTCTACGCCCTGGTCGTGTGGCGCCTGAAGAACGTGGTCCCGCGCCGGCTCCAGCTCGTCTATCTCGGCAGCGGTGACGTCGTGACCTACGACCCCGTCCTCGCTGACCTGGAGCGTGTCGAGCGCAAGCTGCACGCGCTGTGGGAGGCGATCCGGGAGGCCACCGAGACCGGGGAGTGGCGGCCGCGGCCCACCAAGCTGTGCGGCTGGTGCGACCACCAGGCGCACTGCCCGGAGTTCGGCGGCACTCCCCCGCCGTATCCGCTGCCCGTGCGGGGCGCCGTGCCGGACGCGGCCGGGGGTCCGGGAGTCGTCCCCCGTGCGGAACAGGCGGTTCCCGTGAGGGCGGCCGAGTCCGGCGGCGCGCCGCAGGGCAGAATGGGGCCGGACTAG
- a CDS encoding site-2 protease family protein — translation MDESGGSGQPRSGNDEPTERHAAPATPATGPARPGPPPQGTDTGEAPPVDEPTMVVRKVDVPPETPDAGAGHGSSGGGPSDQGPSEEKTTPEHAAPEPAAPEGKAGEQPAGTEQHRHEAHTGHPEHPQPAGDRTLAHSGLAKGRPPRRERGPGGGLLMGRPFGVPVYVAPSWFLVAALITWVFGGQLDRVLPELGAARYLVSLFFAVAFYASVLVHELAHTVAALRFKLPVRRIQLQFFGGVSEIEKEAETPGREFWLAFVGPLLSLALSGLFYLAMQPVEPGTVPGVLLAGLMVSNLIVAAFNLLPGLPLDGGRMLRAVIWKITGKPMSGTVAAAWVGRALAVSVLIGLPLLTQSGALGSNAEDNVGMDTVMDALLAAILAAIIWTGAGNSLRMARLREHLPELRARTLTRRAVPVETDTPLSEALRRANAAGARALVVVDADGHPLSLVREAAIVGVPEHRRPWVAVSGLAQDLTDGMRVSAELAGEDLLDALRATPATEYLVVEDTGEIYGVLSAADVERAFVKAMARPS, via the coding sequence GTGGACGAGAGCGGCGGGAGCGGGCAGCCGCGGTCCGGCAACGACGAGCCGACCGAGCGCCACGCAGCACCTGCGACCCCGGCCACCGGCCCCGCACGCCCCGGTCCGCCCCCGCAGGGCACCGACACCGGCGAGGCCCCTCCCGTCGACGAACCGACCATGGTCGTACGGAAGGTGGACGTCCCGCCGGAGACCCCGGATGCCGGCGCCGGCCACGGATCGAGCGGCGGAGGGCCGAGCGACCAGGGACCCTCCGAGGAGAAGACCACCCCCGAGCACGCGGCCCCCGAGCCCGCCGCCCCCGAGGGCAAGGCCGGCGAGCAGCCCGCCGGCACCGAACAGCACCGGCACGAAGCGCACACGGGTCACCCTGAGCACCCCCAGCCCGCCGGTGACCGGACCCTCGCCCACAGCGGTCTCGCCAAGGGCCGTCCTCCCCGGCGGGAGCGGGGCCCCGGGGGCGGGCTGCTGATGGGCCGGCCGTTCGGCGTGCCCGTGTACGTGGCGCCCAGCTGGTTCCTCGTCGCGGCCCTGATCACCTGGGTGTTCGGCGGCCAGCTCGACCGGGTCCTGCCCGAGCTCGGCGCCGCCCGCTATCTCGTCTCCCTCTTCTTCGCTGTCGCCTTCTACGCCTCCGTCCTGGTCCACGAACTGGCCCACACGGTCGCCGCCCTCCGCTTCAAGCTCCCGGTCCGCCGCATCCAGCTCCAGTTCTTCGGCGGCGTCTCCGAGATCGAGAAGGAGGCCGAGACCCCGGGCCGGGAGTTCTGGCTGGCCTTCGTCGGCCCGCTGCTCTCCCTCGCCCTCTCCGGCCTCTTCTACCTGGCCATGCAGCCGGTCGAGCCCGGCACGGTCCCCGGCGTCCTGCTGGCCGGCCTGATGGTCTCCAACCTGATCGTCGCCGCCTTCAACCTGCTGCCCGGCCTGCCCCTCGACGGCGGCCGCATGCTCCGCGCGGTCATCTGGAAGATCACCGGCAAGCCCATGAGCGGCACCGTCGCCGCCGCCTGGGTCGGCCGCGCCCTCGCCGTCTCCGTCCTGATCGGCCTGCCCCTGCTCACCCAGTCCGGGGCGCTCGGCTCCAACGCCGAGGACAACGTCGGCATGGACACCGTCATGGACGCCCTGCTCGCCGCGATCCTCGCCGCGATCATCTGGACCGGCGCCGGGAACAGCCTGCGCATGGCCCGCCTGCGCGAACACCTGCCCGAGCTGCGCGCCCGCACCCTGACCCGCCGCGCGGTCCCCGTCGAGACCGACACCCCCCTCTCGGAGGCCCTGCGCCGCGCCAACGCCGCCGGAGCCCGCGCCCTGGTCGTCGTGGACGCCGACGGCCATCCCCTCTCCCTCGTCCGCGAGGCCGCCATCGTCGGCGTACCCGAACACCGCCGCCCCTGGGTCGCCGTCAGCGGCCTCGCCCAGGACCTGACGGACGGCATGCGCGTCTCGGCGGAACTGGCGGGGGAGGACCTGCTGGACGCCCTGCGCGCCACCCCGGCCACCGAGTACCTGGTGGTGGAGGACACCGGCGAGATCTACGGCGTCCTGTCCGCGGCCGACGTGGAACGCGCCTTCGTGAAGGCCATGGCCAGGCCCTCCTAG
- a CDS encoding ABC transporter substrate-binding protein, whose product MNMRTQWPVLPIMAGLASGLLTACGTESGGSGGTGSSVVMGMSDDVLATDPASGYDPGSWLLFNNVFQSLLSFPKGSTEPQPELAKKCSFTDARTQVYQCTLNDGLKFSNGDALTSKDVKFSFDRMLNINDDAGPAIMFPMLDEVETPDAKTVVFRLNTPDATFPSKIASGAGSIVDHTQYDEKGLREDGKAIGSGPYKLDSFGDDEAVFSVNENYKGTADVRNSGVTLKFFHGDQSALKKALVDEQVDIAYRGLGANDIAEIEKGGASTGVELVEGSSAEVQHLVFNMKDPVAGQLGVRQAMAYLIDRDALIHEVYQGTATALYSIIPAGISGHNTAFFDTYGARPSKAKAAEALRSDGITDKVKLTLWSTPARYGPATDALLKGIAQQLNDSGLFDADVKSVAFPEYEKDIAAGKYGVYVKGWVPDYPDADNFTAPFFGKGNVLGNNYTNSAITGTLIPQTAAQSDRSATDEDYGKLQDIVADDLPVLPVWQAKQYAVTREGVYGLEYCLDASTVFRFWELSKA is encoded by the coding sequence GTGAACATGCGCACCCAGTGGCCGGTCCTGCCGATCATGGCAGGACTGGCCTCCGGCCTGTTGACCGCCTGCGGAACGGAGTCAGGGGGGTCCGGGGGGACCGGCTCCTCGGTGGTGATGGGGATGTCCGACGACGTCCTGGCCACCGATCCCGCGTCCGGCTACGACCCCGGCTCCTGGCTGTTGTTCAACAACGTCTTCCAGTCCCTGCTCAGCTTTCCCAAGGGGAGCACCGAACCGCAGCCCGAGCTGGCGAAGAAGTGCTCCTTCACGGACGCGCGGACCCAGGTCTACCAGTGCACCCTGAACGACGGCCTCAAGTTCAGCAACGGTGACGCGCTCACCTCGAAGGACGTCAAGTTCTCCTTCGACCGCATGCTGAACATCAACGACGACGCCGGCCCCGCGATCATGTTCCCCATGCTCGACGAGGTCGAGACGCCGGACGCGAAGACGGTCGTCTTCCGCCTCAACACGCCCGACGCGACCTTCCCGAGCAAGATCGCCTCCGGCGCCGGCTCCATCGTCGACCACACCCAGTACGACGAGAAGGGGCTGCGCGAGGACGGCAAGGCGATCGGCTCCGGCCCCTACAAGCTGGACTCCTTCGGCGACGACGAGGCCGTCTTCTCGGTCAACGAGAACTACAAGGGCACCGCCGACGTACGCAACTCCGGCGTGACGCTGAAGTTCTTCCACGGCGACCAGAGCGCCCTCAAGAAGGCCCTGGTCGACGAGCAGGTCGACATCGCCTACCGCGGTCTCGGCGCGAACGACATCGCCGAGATCGAGAAGGGCGGAGCCAGCACCGGCGTCGAACTCGTCGAGGGCAGCAGCGCCGAGGTCCAGCACCTCGTCTTCAACATGAAGGACCCGGTCGCCGGACAGCTCGGCGTCCGCCAGGCCATGGCCTACCTGATCGACCGCGACGCGCTGATCCACGAGGTCTACCAGGGCACGGCCACCGCGCTGTACTCGATCATCCCGGCCGGCATCTCCGGCCACAACACGGCCTTCTTCGACACCTACGGCGCCCGCCCCTCCAAGGCCAAGGCCGCCGAGGCCCTCCGGTCCGACGGCATCACCGACAAGGTGAAGCTGACCCTCTGGTCGACCCCGGCCCGCTACGGCCCGGCCACCGACGCCCTGCTCAAGGGGATAGCCCAGCAGCTCAACGACAGCGGCCTGTTCGACGCCGACGTCAAGTCCGTCGCCTTCCCCGAGTACGAGAAGGACATCGCCGCCGGCAAGTACGGCGTCTACGTCAAGGGCTGGGTGCCCGACTACCCGGACGCCGACAACTTCACGGCCCCCTTCTTCGGCAAGGGCAACGTGCTGGGCAACAACTACACCAACAGCGCGATCACCGGCACGCTGATCCCGCAGACCGCCGCCCAGTCCGACCGCTCGGCCACCGACGAGGACTACGGCAAGCTCCAGGACATCGTCGCCGACGACCTGCCCGTCCTCCCGGTCTGGCAGGCCAAGCAGTACGCGGTCACCCGCGAGGGCGTCTACGGCCTCGAGTACTGCCTGGACGCCTCGACCGTGTTCCGGTTCTGGGAGCTCAGCAAGGCCTGA
- the arc gene encoding proteasome ATPase: MAAHDDDMNRGIRPGRGSDDPAGQIAYLEQEIAVLRRKLADSPRHTRILEERIVELQTNLAGVSAQNERLANTLREARDQIVALKEEVDRLAQPPAGFGVFLEANEDGTADIFTGGRKLRVNVSPSVELEELRRGQEVMLNEALNVVEAMEYESVGDIVTLKEILEDGERALVQGHTDEERVVRLAEPLMDVTIRPGDALLLEPRSGYVYEVVPKSEVEELVLEEVPDIGYEQIGGLGGQIEAIRDAVELPYLYPDLFKEHELRPPKGVLLYGPPGCGKTLIAKAVANSLAKKVAEVTGQATGKSFFLNIKGPELLNKYVGETERQIRLVFQRAREKASEGTPVIVFFDEMESLFRTRGSGVSSDVENTIVPQLLAEIDGVEGLQNVVVIGASNREDMIDPAILRPGRLDVKIKIERPDAEAAKDIFGKYLTERLPLHSDDLGEHSGSRTTTVQSMIQTAVEHMYAESEENRFLEVTYANGDKEVLYFKDFNSGAMIENIVGRAKKMAIKDFLDHSQKGLRVSHLLQACVDEFKENEDLPNTTNPDDWARISGKKGERIVYIRTLITGKQGADTGRSIDTVANTGQYL; encoded by the coding sequence GTGGCAGCCCACGACGACGACATGAACCGCGGCATCCGCCCGGGACGAGGGTCCGACGACCCTGCCGGGCAGATTGCCTACCTTGAGCAGGAGATCGCCGTCCTGCGACGCAAGCTCGCCGACTCTCCGCGACACACGAGGATTCTCGAAGAGCGGATCGTCGAGCTGCAGACCAATCTGGCCGGCGTGTCCGCGCAGAACGAGCGGCTGGCGAACACGCTCCGTGAGGCCCGCGACCAGATCGTGGCCCTCAAGGAGGAGGTCGACCGGCTCGCACAGCCGCCGGCCGGCTTCGGTGTCTTCCTCGAAGCGAACGAGGACGGCACGGCCGACATCTTCACCGGCGGCCGCAAGCTGCGGGTGAACGTCAGCCCGAGCGTCGAGCTCGAAGAGCTCAGGCGCGGCCAGGAAGTGATGCTCAACGAAGCTCTCAACGTGGTCGAGGCCATGGAGTACGAGAGCGTCGGCGACATCGTCACCCTCAAGGAGATCCTCGAGGACGGCGAGCGCGCCCTCGTACAGGGGCACACCGACGAGGAACGGGTGGTACGGCTCGCCGAGCCGCTGATGGACGTCACCATCCGCCCCGGCGACGCCCTGCTGCTCGAACCCCGCTCCGGTTACGTCTACGAGGTCGTTCCCAAGAGCGAGGTCGAGGAGCTCGTCCTCGAAGAGGTCCCCGACATCGGCTACGAGCAGATCGGTGGACTCGGTGGCCAGATCGAGGCCATCCGCGACGCCGTCGAGCTTCCGTACCTCTACCCCGACCTGTTCAAGGAGCACGAACTGCGGCCGCCCAAGGGCGTGCTGCTGTACGGGCCCCCCGGATGCGGCAAGACGCTCATCGCCAAGGCCGTCGCCAACTCGCTGGCCAAGAAGGTCGCCGAGGTCACCGGCCAGGCCACCGGCAAGAGCTTCTTCCTCAACATCAAGGGCCCGGAGCTCCTCAACAAGTACGTCGGCGAGACCGAGCGGCAGATCCGCCTCGTCTTCCAGCGTGCACGTGAGAAGGCCTCCGAGGGCACTCCCGTCATCGTCTTCTTCGACGAGATGGAGTCCCTGTTCCGCACCCGTGGCTCCGGTGTCAGCTCGGACGTGGAGAACACCATCGTCCCGCAGCTGCTCGCCGAGATCGACGGTGTGGAAGGCCTCCAGAACGTGGTCGTGATCGGTGCCTCCAACCGCGAGGACATGATCGACCCCGCCATCCTGCGCCCCGGCCGCCTGGACGTGAAGATCAAGATCGAGCGTCCCGACGCCGAGGCCGCCAAGGACATCTTCGGCAAGTACCTGACCGAGCGCCTCCCGCTGCACTCCGACGACCTCGGCGAGCACAGCGGCAGCAGGACCACCACCGTCCAGAGCATGATCCAGACGGCCGTGGAACACATGTACGCCGAGTCCGAGGAGAACCGCTTCCTGGAAGTCACCTACGCCAACGGCGACAAGGAAGTCCTCTACTTCAAGGACTTCAACTCCGGCGCCATGATCGAGAACATCGTGGGCCGCGCCAAGAAGATGGCGATCAAGGACTTCCTCGACCACAGCCAGAAGGGTCTGCGCGTCTCCCACCTCCTCCAGGCCTGCGTGGACGAGTTCAAGGAGAACGAGGACCTGCCGAACACCACCAACCCGGACGACTGGGCCCGTATCTCCGGAAAGAAGGGCGAGCGGATCGTCTACATCCGTACCCTGATCACCGGAAAGCAGGGCGCGGACACCGGACGCTCCATCGACACGGTGGCCAACACCGGTCAGTACCTGTAA
- a CDS encoding tRNA (adenine-N1)-methyltransferase has protein sequence MSEPTGAARRRGPFKVGDQVQLTDPKGRHYTFTLEAGKNFHTHKGSFPHDELIGAPEGSVVRTTGNVAYLALRPLLPDYVLSMPRGAAVVYPKDAGQILAFADIFPGARVVEAGVGSGSLSSFLLRAIGDQGMLHSYERREDFADIARQNVERYFGGPHPAWQLTVGDLQDNLSDADVDRVILDMLAPWECLEAVSKALVPGGILCCYVATTTQLARTVESIREIGSFNEPTSWESMIRNWHVEGLAVRPDHRMIGHTGFLLTARRLADGVEPPMRRRRPAKGAYGEDYTGPNADGGNGR, from the coding sequence ATGTCCGAACCGACCGGTGCCGCCCGCAGGCGCGGGCCCTTCAAGGTCGGGGACCAGGTTCAGCTGACCGACCCCAAGGGCCGCCACTACACGTTCACGCTCGAGGCCGGGAAGAACTTCCACACCCACAAGGGTTCCTTCCCGCACGACGAACTGATCGGTGCTCCCGAGGGCAGCGTTGTCCGCACCACCGGGAACGTCGCCTACCTCGCGCTGCGCCCCCTGCTCCCCGACTACGTCCTGTCCATGCCCCGCGGGGCAGCCGTCGTGTACCCGAAGGACGCGGGGCAGATCCTCGCCTTCGCCGACATCTTTCCCGGCGCACGCGTGGTCGAAGCCGGTGTCGGCTCCGGCTCGCTCAGCAGCTTTCTGCTGCGGGCCATCGGCGACCAGGGCATGCTGCACAGCTACGAGCGCCGCGAGGACTTCGCGGACATCGCGCGGCAGAACGTGGAGCGCTACTTCGGCGGCCCGCACCCCGCCTGGCAGCTCACCGTCGGCGACCTCCAGGACAACCTGTCCGACGCCGACGTCGACCGCGTCATCCTCGACATGCTCGCCCCCTGGGAGTGCCTGGAGGCCGTCTCCAAGGCGCTCGTGCCCGGCGGCATCCTGTGCTGCTACGTCGCCACCACCACCCAGCTCGCGCGGACCGTGGAGTCCATCCGCGAGATCGGCTCCTTCAACGAGCCGACCTCCTGGGAGTCGATGATCCGCAACTGGCACGTCGAGGGCCTGGCCGTCCGCCCGGACCACCGGATGATCGGCCACACCGGCTTCCTGCTCACCGCCCGTCGCCTCGCCGACGGCGTCGAGCCGCCCATGCGCCGCCGCCGCCCCGCCAAGGGCGCCTACGGCGAGGACTACACCGGCCCCAACGCCGACGGAGGCAACGGCCGCTGA
- a CDS encoding ferredoxin, translated as MSVQQEAEAGGEALEVWIDQDLCTGDGICAQYAPEVFELDIDGLAYVKGSDDELLQDKGATTPVPLPLLTDVVDSAKECPGDCIHVRRVSDRVEVYGPDVE; from the coding sequence ATGAGCGTGCAGCAGGAGGCCGAGGCCGGCGGCGAGGCACTGGAGGTCTGGATCGACCAGGACCTCTGCACCGGCGACGGCATCTGCGCCCAGTACGCGCCAGAGGTGTTCGAGCTGGACATCGACGGCCTCGCCTACGTGAAGGGATCCGACGACGAGTTGCTCCAGGACAAGGGCGCCACAACGCCCGTACCCCTGCCGCTTCTCACGGATGTGGTGGACTCGGCCAAGGAGTGTCCGGGGGACTGCATCCACGTGCGTCGGGTTTCGGACAGGGTCGAGGTCTACGGCCCCGACGTCGAGTGA
- a CDS encoding endonuclease VII domain-containing protein, which translates to MKSCPRCKEDKPRTAFASNKARQVAKGRNVRPRVDVPVGHKYCRTCGEIKPHSEWTRNRSASDGFATLCKSCKAIKGRAGHLKRHYGLTEAERDEMVASQMGLCVICLKAPAVHVDHCHKTGRVRGVLCFNCNSAIGKLGDDPDAVRRAAAYLEGIAWKPTLVAPGVYRLPS; encoded by the coding sequence GTGAAGAGCTGTCCGCGGTGCAAGGAGGACAAGCCGCGGACAGCCTTCGCAAGCAATAAGGCGCGGCAGGTGGCCAAGGGGCGCAACGTTCGGCCGCGAGTGGATGTACCCGTCGGCCACAAGTACTGCCGTACGTGCGGCGAGATCAAACCGCACAGTGAGTGGACGCGCAATCGCAGCGCTTCGGATGGTTTCGCGACACTCTGCAAGTCATGTAAGGCGATCAAGGGGCGCGCAGGCCACCTGAAGCGCCACTACGGCCTCACCGAAGCCGAGCGTGACGAGATGGTCGCGTCTCAGATGGGGCTCTGCGTGATCTGTCTAAAGGCTCCTGCCGTTCATGTGGATCACTGCCACAAGACGGGTAGGGTCCGAGGCGTACTGTGCTTCAACTGCAATTCGGCCATCGGCAAGTTGGGAGATGACCCCGACGCCGTCCGTCGGGCCGCCGCTTACTTGGAAGGAATCGCGTGGAAGCCAACACTCGTAGCACCGGGCGTCTACCGGCTGCCTTCCTGA